A region of the Caballeronia sp. TF1N1 genome:
GCCGTTTCGCGTGAATGCGGCGGGCGTCGAGATTGCCGGCGAGAAGGGCGGAGACGGCCCGCCGCTTTTGCTTTTGCATGGCTATCCGCAAACGCACGAGATCTGGCATTCATGCGCCGATGAACTCGCGCGGCACTTCACCGTGATCGCCACCGACTTGCGCGGCTATGGCGCATCGGCCAAGCCACCGAGCGACGAACGCCACGCGCCTTACTCCAAACGCGCCATGGCCGCCGATCAGGTCGCGGTCATGCGTCACTTCCGCTTCGAACGATTTCCCGTGTGCGCGCACGATCGCGGAGCGCGCGTCGCGCATCGCATGGCGATCGATTTTCCCGATGCCGTCGATCGCCTGATGCTGCTCGATATCGTGCCGACGCTTGCGATGTTCGAAGCCACTGACCGCGCGTTGTTGAGCGCCAATTTCCACTGGTTCCTGATGAACCAGCCATCGCCCTTTCCGGAAAAGATGATCGGCGCCGATACGACCGGGTTCATCGAACACTTGATGGGCCGTGGCCGCGCGGGTCTTGCGCCGTTCGCGCCGCACGCGCTGCAGGCGTATCGCGATGCGCTGGCCGCGCCCGATGCGGTGTTTGCGACATGCGAGGACTATCGTGCGTCGGCGGGCATCGACCTCGAACACGACCGGGACGACACCGAGCGCGGCGTGAAGATAGCGTGCCCCGTGCGCGTGCTGTGGGGCGAGCAAGGCGTGCTCGAGCGCGCGTTTGACGTGCTTGGTCAATGGCGGCGCGTCGCGCGCGACGTAAGCGGCCGCGCGCTCGATTGCGGCCATTACGTGCCGGAGGAAGTGCCGCAGGAGTTACTCGTGGAGATGCGTGCGTTCTTCGAAGCAGAGTTCTGCTGACAAAGAGCCGATGATCCCAGACGCGGCGGCCTTACGCATGCGTCGAAAGTGCTTGGTTGGCTTCGGCCCGGACTTGTTCTATATCGGACGCCGCCAGCCAGTGGCAATAACCACCCAGCGTGGACCTATCGATGTCCTGCAGCGCAATGTGATCGTATGCGCCTTCGCGATACTTCAATTTCGACCAGTACTCTTCTGTTTGCCACGCATGAATATGCAGGACATCGCTGCCATGCGTAAGCGACGCGTAGGGGAAATGGTCCAAAAGGCCTATTGAGCAACGCTGCGGATACGTGCGACGTAGCGCTAGCTCTCCTGCATACATGGTGATCACGTTTCTGCACCAGCCTGGCCACTCTCCACGGAAGTCTTTGAACTCCTCGTCGAGCAGGCGGATGCAACAGTCCATTTGAGCCGGCAAAAAGTCGCACACCATTGTCGATGGCCCCAGCGCCGACGCACCGATATTGTGTAAGCCGGAATGAGGAAATCCCCACCGGGCACTGCATTCGTTAAGTTTCTGTCGGACCGACGCCTCGTATGCGTAGGCTCCGAAACCAAAGCAAAGGCCGGCAGGATGAAACTTCGACAGCGCGGGCGTCACAAAGGTGTCGCAATCTGTTTTCAGAATGTAATCGAACTGCCGACAAACGTCTAAAACTGCTTTATCGCAGAGATTGGCGACAGAATTAATGTATCCATAATCCGACCATTCGCTGTTTTTCTGAGAATAAGGAACGCTCGGAATAACGACTATATTACTGTCTCGCGGCAGTTTAGAAGTTGCTTCCGGATGGCACACGACAATTAACGTGCTTCGGTCAAACAGGCCTGTATGGATGATGCTCTTATAGAGCCAGCCAAATTCTTCGATGTTACTCGGAACATTGTCTACATACACCAGTATGCCGATATCTTTTCGTGCTTGATTCAAGAAAGACCTTTAACGATATATTTATTCAGTGCCAGCGGCGAAGTTGGCCTGCGCTTGCCGGCACTTGGCACTTCTGCTCGCTTAGATCACGGGAAAGATAAATAGCGTAGTGCCAGACTGCAGGGAGACGTTGGTCGAAGTGTAGATTGCAAAATCGGTCCAGGTAGTCAACTGAAGCATGCCGCTGAAAGGAATAATAACATTGCCGGCCTTGCCCCCATGATCGGTGGCTACCTTGAAGTAGTAAGGGTCGTCGTAGAATGCATCCTTGCCGCTTGCGGCCAGGTTCGGCTCGCTTCTGTTAATCGAGACCTGAGCCAAGTTCGCGTCCGCCACCGAAACGACCATTTGCCCCGCGACAGCATACACGCCATTTGGCAGGCTCAATGAACCATCGGGATTAACGTGGCTTACCTGGTCATACGGCAAACCGAAATGCAAAAAATTCCATCTTTTTGCGTTCGAAATCTGCGTGGTGGGTAGCAGCTCCGAGTCTCTCAAACGAATACTGAGATAACGCCCCTGTGCCGTTGTCGTCTGTGCTTGACTTGACGTGGATGTCATTAACCCCGCTAGTAACGGGACCGCTACAGTGGAAGCAGATACGAGATTTCTACGATTAATGTCCATTATGATTTGTAATGAGTTGTAAAAATGGAGGCTCAAAATTACTCAAATTTAAGTAATCTCGGGCGTTTTAATCGTAGCGGAAGCAATTGCCTGCATCAATGCCGATTTTTCTTATTGCTAGAGCAAAGTCATGCCTGTTTTGTCCTTGAGCTTACGGCTTTATGCATCGCTTTGCCGCACATGCAAATCGCATTAAACGGCATTAAAATGAGTGTCGATAGCGCGAACATGGTTGCCTTTAGTGTGCGCGTGTCGTCAACTTACTGTAGGGAAAGCACCGATGCACGTGATATAGCGGCGGGTTACGATGGCGTCGACGTTGATCACGTCCATACTATTCCGCCGCTTGCCGTAGCTGACAAGCGGCTTTCTTTTTGCGCGCGGAGTTCATACCGCCGAGAGCATGTCGCCTTCCACGGTGAGCGATCCGCCGCGCGCCAATTCCCCGACGATCTTTTCCAGCAATGCGCGATGCTGCGCGGGCGCGGCAAGCGCGTTCGCGGCGGCGCGCATGGCGCGGGCAGATGCGGTCATCGCGAGCAAGGTGTCGAAGGGCATCGAACGCACGTCCATCAACTTGAAGACGATCAGCACTTTCAGCGCGTTCTTTGCGTTGCGGGCAGGGTCGGCGCACAGATAGTCGAGCCGCGACGCGGCCACGTCGAGTGCGCGCGCGACATCGGTGAAAGGCGCGCCGTGGCCTGGAACGACGACATCGACATCGAGTTGCGCGATGAGATCGAGCACCGCGCGTTCTTCCGCAAAACCGCTTTCGCCTTCGAGTTCCGGAAAAATCACGCCAAAGCCGTTTTCCCATAACGCGTCCGCGCTGATGAGGATGCGCGCCTCGGCGCAATACAGCATGAGCGAGTGCGGATCGTGGCCCGGCGCGCCCAGCACGGACCATTCAAAGTCGCCGAGCATGAGCGTGGCGCCATTCTCGATCGTGCCGTCGAACGTGAACCGGTCACAACGCTGCGCCGTGGCGTGAAACGTCAGCGCCTCTTCGTCCCAGACACGCACCGCGTGCGCTTCACTTTGCGGGATCAGCGTATTGCACGCATAGGTGCGTTGCAGCAGTGCGTTGCCGCCGCAGTGATCCGAATGCAAGTGCGTGTTGACGATCAGATCGAGCTTGCGCGCACCGAGCGCGTGCCGCACGAGCGCCAGCGTTTGCGGCGCGTGCGAGACGTAGCCCGTGTCGATCAACGCCGTGCCTTCATCGCTCGCGAAGAGCACGTTGTTCGACGACAACCAGCCGCGCTCGAACACCGTCATGGAAGCGGGCAGCGCGATCACGCTTGCTCCTTCGGCATGACGACGATAGTCGCCGTCGCCTCGATCACCGTCTCGCCAAGCTGATTCACCGCGCGGCCCGCGAGCTTCACCAGGTCGCCGCGAAGGCTCGTCTTCCACTTTGCATCGAGCACTTGCCAGCGCATGGCGAGCACGTCGTCGGCCTTCAC
Encoded here:
- a CDS encoding alpha/beta fold hydrolase, which gives rise to MSFRGYEPFRVNAAGVEIAGEKGGDGPPLLLLHGYPQTHEIWHSCADELARHFTVIATDLRGYGASAKPPSDERHAPYSKRAMAADQVAVMRHFRFERFPVCAHDRGARVAHRMAIDFPDAVDRLMLLDIVPTLAMFEATDRALLSANFHWFLMNQPSPFPEKMIGADTTGFIEHLMGRGRAGLAPFAPHALQAYRDALAAPDAVFATCEDYRASAGIDLEHDRDDTERGVKIACPVRVLWGEQGVLERAFDVLGQWRRVARDVSGRALDCGHYVPEEVPQELLVEMRAFFEAEFC
- a CDS encoding MBL fold metallo-hydrolase, with the translated sequence MIALPASMTVFERGWLSSNNVLFASDEGTALIDTGYVSHAPQTLALVRHALGARKLDLIVNTHLHSDHCGGNALLQRTYACNTLIPQSEAHAVRVWDEEALTFHATAQRCDRFTFDGTIENGATLMLGDFEWSVLGAPGHDPHSLMLYCAEARILISADALWENGFGVIFPELEGESGFAEERAVLDLIAQLDVDVVVPGHGAPFTDVARALDVAASRLDYLCADPARNAKNALKVLIVFKLMDVRSMPFDTLLAMTASARAMRAAANALAAPAQHRALLEKIVGELARGGSLTVEGDMLSAV